A section of the Myxococcota bacterium genome encodes:
- the lnt gene encoding apolipoprotein N-acyltransferase — MSGSRFGSHGTLGAPTAWARGRARVLAGAVASAVLVTASFPPLDLAPLAWIALVPLFVVLRDARPGLGALAGSTFAVALCALLASWLPGLVDGFFAVGLGGSLALASGVALYFALPFALLGAGLAAAGNRAGPIAVGAAWWCCEALRFAGPLELPWALLAYSQSAVLPFVQAADTVGALGLGAVLAAANAVLAEVVRGLRRPAFPRVESAVVLASLIAAWLYGTDALRHHFEQGDALDVVVVQGGLSRTQRLAPDAHADNLGHYLALSERAGPNADLVVWPELALRFDPSQRPDLWQEFSEHTRRSTADWLVGAPGSRTRALLREPVNTALLVRAGRIRGRHEKVRLVPFSETQPRWSPIERSRFAAGLSLHPLEGEAARVGVLLCSEALFPALARELAAKGANLLVNPSNDDWFASPAATAHQVAVGVFRAVENRRPWLRPSTTGSSVVIDAHGRVLARAPYGEPAVLRARVHPTNVNSPRARLANWVPPAASGALLSCVWLFAVGRRRPE, encoded by the coding sequence ATCCCGATTCGGAAGCCACGGAACCCTCGGAGCCCCCACCGCGTGGGCTCGGGGCCGTGCGCGCGTGCTCGCAGGCGCGGTGGCTTCGGCCGTCCTGGTCACGGCCAGCTTCCCGCCTCTCGACCTCGCGCCGCTGGCCTGGATCGCCCTGGTCCCGCTCTTCGTCGTGCTGCGCGATGCGCGCCCGGGGCTGGGTGCGCTCGCGGGCAGCACCTTCGCCGTCGCGCTCTGCGCGCTGCTGGCTTCCTGGCTGCCGGGTCTCGTGGATGGTTTCTTCGCCGTGGGTCTCGGCGGGTCGTTGGCGCTCGCGAGTGGCGTCGCGCTCTACTTCGCCCTGCCCTTCGCGCTGCTCGGTGCCGGCCTCGCCGCGGCCGGGAATCGCGCCGGCCCGATCGCCGTCGGTGCCGCCTGGTGGTGCTGCGAAGCACTGCGTTTCGCGGGCCCGCTCGAGTTGCCCTGGGCACTGCTCGCCTACAGCCAGTCGGCAGTCCTGCCCTTCGTGCAGGCAGCCGACACGGTCGGCGCACTCGGGCTCGGCGCCGTGCTCGCCGCCGCCAACGCCGTACTCGCGGAAGTCGTGCGCGGCCTGCGGCGTCCCGCGTTCCCGCGTGTGGAGAGCGCCGTCGTGCTGGCGTCGCTCATCGCGGCGTGGCTCTACGGAACCGACGCGCTTCGTCACCACTTCGAACAGGGCGACGCACTCGATGTCGTGGTCGTCCAGGGCGGCCTCTCGCGCACCCAGCGGCTCGCCCCCGATGCGCACGCCGACAATCTCGGCCACTACCTCGCACTGAGCGAACGTGCTGGCCCGAACGCCGACCTGGTCGTCTGGCCCGAGCTCGCGCTTCGCTTCGATCCCTCCCAGCGTCCGGACCTCTGGCAGGAGTTCTCGGAACACACGCGCCGCTCCACCGCCGACTGGTTGGTGGGCGCGCCGGGGTCCCGCACCCGCGCGCTCCTGCGCGAGCCCGTCAACACCGCGCTGCTCGTGCGCGCGGGTCGGATCCGGGGTCGCCATGAGAAGGTGCGGCTGGTCCCGTTCTCGGAGACGCAACCGCGCTGGTCTCCGATCGAGCGCTCGCGCTTCGCGGCGGGCCTCTCCCTGCACCCGCTCGAGGGCGAGGCCGCCCGGGTCGGGGTGTTGCTCTGCTCCGAAGCCTTGTTCCCCGCGCTCGCGCGCGAGCTCGCCGCGAAGGGAGCGAACCTGCTGGTGAACCCCTCGAACGACGATTGGTTCGCGAGCCCGGCCGCGACCGCTCATCAGGTGGCCGTGGGCGTCTTTCGCGCCGTCGAGAACCGACGCCCCTGGCTGCGTCCGTCGACCACCGGGAGCAGCGTCGTCATCGACGCTCATGGCCGTGTCCTCGCGCGCGCGCCCTACGGTGAACCCGCCGTACTCCGCGCGCGCGTCCACCCCACGAACGTCAACAGCCCCCGGGCGCGACTCGCAAACTGGGTGCCCCCGGCCGCGTCGGGCGCCCTACTCTCTTGCGTGTGGCTCTTCGCCGTCGGACGGCGCAGGCCCGAATGA
- a CDS encoding adenylate/guanylate cyclase domain-containing protein encodes MTSAGPAARIGLAVLAVVAAGAWILHLDLALRGRLAWAPIYVTPATSPTDAPQVSSFWPETPASATDLRPGDRLISVGQRSLVGASRMGVLAALYGAADASGRVDLEVDRAGETRAAFLELRPYNAPWSFTPVILGLWVAAVLIALRSDSRAGRAFAWMCLAYATHWAAFLSGGEWRTGLGLPLYALAIGFTGPLALRAFLLFPGAAREPRWPWLFLVIAPLLTSWQIGAPLAPEIGLPLLFASYALLVVCILAVVARVYVRSDVRARRQLRWIALGLYLALVPIAAAAVAGGFVPAWRPAYEWSLLALLFMPVCLTLALVRYNLFDIDRLISVTASYSLLGVVALAFGIGVAPRVAAATSRATSVDPNLAQGVFALAIGAGLFFGGRALRPRIEGFFFRERRALDEGVRELRVQLRGFDAPGPLFERLGTELSQLLGLTDLAIYARTDEHFVPVFGAGASVAPSFDVRGRLAALVEDADRAIPEERWRRWQSATLLEEVEAASLEALDAQLLLPIRGDKHLQAFLVLGEKASGDVYTPVDLALLEGLAEGVALQLERFDAAAIVRVERERQERLAGYVPAAVRDALSRASSDVPAGEQEVSVLFVDIRGYTGFSEQRRPDEIFQVVSAYTAAVSDVVREHQGWVVDFQGDGLMAVFGAPRRHPQKEAAAVRAALTLVHDLSLEEHTGEPLTVGVGVATGPAYVGHIQSSERRIWCVLGNTTNLAARLQSLTRDLGVEVVIDDATRNAAGEAAARFESRPPVRVRGRSTALPLHVV; translated from the coding sequence ATGACCTCTGCGGGGCCTGCTGCCCGCATCGGACTCGCCGTGCTCGCGGTGGTGGCCGCCGGTGCCTGGATCCTGCACCTGGACCTCGCGCTGCGGGGACGGCTCGCGTGGGCGCCGATCTACGTGACGCCCGCAACGTCACCGACCGACGCACCGCAGGTCTCCAGCTTCTGGCCCGAGACGCCTGCATCGGCGACGGACCTGCGTCCCGGCGATCGGTTGATCTCGGTCGGCCAGCGCTCGCTCGTCGGCGCGTCGCGCATGGGCGTGCTCGCTGCGCTCTACGGCGCCGCCGACGCGTCGGGACGCGTGGATCTCGAAGTCGATCGGGCCGGTGAGACGCGCGCCGCGTTCCTGGAGCTGCGTCCCTACAACGCGCCGTGGAGCTTTACACCGGTCATCCTGGGCCTCTGGGTCGCCGCAGTCCTGATCGCTTTGCGTTCGGACTCGCGCGCCGGACGCGCGTTCGCCTGGATGTGCCTGGCCTACGCCACGCACTGGGCGGCCTTCTTGTCGGGAGGGGAGTGGCGCACCGGGTTGGGACTGCCGCTCTACGCGCTGGCGATCGGCTTCACCGGCCCCCTCGCCCTGCGAGCGTTCCTGCTCTTCCCCGGTGCGGCCCGCGAACCGCGCTGGCCCTGGCTCTTCCTGGTCATCGCGCCCCTCCTGACGAGCTGGCAGATCGGGGCGCCGCTCGCTCCCGAGATCGGGCTGCCGCTGCTGTTCGCGAGCTACGCGCTCCTGGTGGTGTGCATTCTGGCGGTGGTCGCCCGTGTGTACGTCCGCTCCGACGTTCGCGCCCGGCGGCAGCTGCGCTGGATCGCACTCGGCCTCTACCTGGCGCTCGTCCCGATCGCGGCCGCAGCCGTCGCCGGCGGGTTCGTCCCGGCCTGGCGTCCCGCCTACGAGTGGAGCCTGCTCGCGCTGCTGTTCATGCCGGTCTGTCTGACGCTGGCCCTCGTCCGCTACAACCTCTTCGACATCGATCGACTCATTTCGGTGACGGCGTCGTATTCGCTGCTCGGCGTCGTCGCGTTGGCCTTCGGCATCGGCGTGGCACCACGCGTCGCCGCCGCCACCAGCCGCGCGACGAGCGTCGACCCGAACCTCGCCCAGGGGGTCTTCGCGCTCGCGATCGGCGCCGGGCTCTTCTTCGGCGGGCGCGCCCTGCGCCCGCGCATCGAGGGGTTCTTCTTCCGGGAGCGACGCGCCCTCGACGAGGGGGTGCGTGAGCTGCGGGTGCAACTGCGCGGCTTCGACGCGCCGGGACCCCTCTTCGAACGCTTGGGAACCGAGCTCTCACAGCTGCTCGGACTCACCGACCTGGCCATCTATGCCCGCACCGACGAGCACTTCGTCCCGGTCTTCGGTGCCGGCGCGAGCGTCGCTCCGAGCTTCGACGTCCGCGGACGCCTGGCCGCCCTCGTCGAAGACGCGGACCGCGCCATTCCCGAGGAGCGCTGGCGGCGCTGGCAGAGCGCGACGCTCCTCGAAGAGGTCGAGGCCGCGAGTCTCGAAGCGCTCGACGCGCAGCTCCTGCTCCCGATCCGCGGAGACAAGCACCTCCAGGCGTTCCTGGTGCTGGGCGAGAAGGCCTCGGGTGACGTCTACACCCCGGTGGACCTCGCCCTGCTCGAAGGACTCGCCGAGGGGGTGGCCCTGCAGCTCGAGCGTTTCGACGCCGCGGCCATCGTGCGGGTGGAACGCGAGCGGCAGGAGCGACTGGCGGGCTACGTCCCGGCCGCCGTGCGCGACGCCCTGAGCCGGGCCAGCTCCGACGTCCCGGCGGGCGAACAGGAAGTGAGCGTCCTCTTCGTCGACATCCGCGGCTACACCGGGTTCTCCGAGCAGCGCCGCCCCGACGAGATCTTCCAGGTCGTCAGCGCCTACACCGCCGCGGTCTCGGACGTCGTGCGCGAGCACCAGGGCTGGGTCGTCGACTTCCAGGGCGACGGCCTGATGGCGGTCTTCGGAGCTCCGCGCCGCCACCCGCAGAAGGAGGCCGCCGCGGTGCGCGCGGCCCTGACCCTCGTCCACGATCTCTCGCTCGAAGAGCACACCGGCGAACCCCTCACCGTGGGCGTCGGAGTCGCGACCGGACCGGCCTACGTCGGACACATCCAGTCGAGCGAACGGCGGATCTGGTGCGTCCTCGGGAACACCACCAACCTCGCGGCGCGCCTCCAGTCCCTCACCCGCGACCTGGGCGTCGAAGTCGTCATCGACGACGCCACGCGCAACGCCGCCGGCGAAGCCGCCGCGCGCTTCGAGAGCCGGCCCCCGGTGCGGGTGCGGGGGCGCAGCACCGCGCTCCCCCTACACGTCGTCTAG
- a CDS encoding DUF3127 domain-containing protein has protein sequence MGMETTGRIHALFDTQQVTERFRKREFVVELGDNPRYPQYVLFQLTGDRCENLDGFEVGEEVKVEFSLRGREWQSPRGETKYFNSLDVWTLERLSASAGAGDPFPVDDAPPPSDDDVPF, from the coding sequence ATGGGCATGGAGACGACCGGACGCATTCACGCACTCTTCGACACCCAGCAGGTGACCGAGCGCTTTCGCAAGCGCGAGTTCGTCGTCGAGCTGGGCGACAACCCCCGCTATCCCCAGTACGTGCTCTTCCAGCTGACCGGGGATCGCTGCGAGAACCTCGACGGCTTCGAGGTGGGCGAAGAGGTGAAGGTCGAGTTCAGCCTGCGGGGTCGTGAGTGGCAGAGCCCGCGCGGCGAGACGAAGTACTTCAACAGTCTCGACGTGTGGACCCTCGAGCGCCTCTCGGCGAGCGCCGGCGCGGGGGACCCGTTCCCGGTCGACGACGCCCCGCCTCCGTCCGACGACGACGTCCCGTTCTAG
- a CDS encoding LLM class F420-dependent oxidoreductase, giving the protein MKFGIAFANVGPFVQPDEAAFFAQTAEAAGFESLWTVEHVAVPAGYQAQYPYSDSGKMPGNEDSPIPDPLIWLSFVAGATSKIRLATGILILPQRHPIYVAKEVATLDVLSKGRTILGVGIGWMEDEFRSLGIPFDERVTRTEESCAALRTLWKPGANAFKGTHYGWEALESNPKPVQAGGVPIVVGGHVLGAARRAARVGDGFFPMKTEGDRLGKLLEAMSDECAKVGRDPSEIEVTTSIPGLDVDAIKRLEDQGVSRVVMGPPGFDRDGLRKGIDGFADQVMSKF; this is encoded by the coding sequence ATGAAGTTCGGAATCGCCTTCGCCAACGTCGGCCCGTTCGTCCAGCCGGACGAGGCCGCCTTCTTCGCCCAGACCGCGGAAGCCGCCGGCTTCGAGTCGCTCTGGACCGTCGAGCACGTGGCCGTGCCCGCTGGCTATCAGGCCCAGTATCCCTACAGCGACAGCGGCAAGATGCCGGGCAACGAGGATTCGCCGATCCCCGACCCGCTGATCTGGCTGTCCTTCGTCGCGGGTGCCACCAGCAAGATCCGCCTCGCCACCGGGATCCTGATCCTGCCCCAGCGACACCCGATCTACGTCGCCAAGGAGGTCGCCACCCTCGACGTGCTCTCGAAGGGGCGCACGATTCTGGGCGTCGGAATCGGCTGGATGGAGGACGAGTTCCGTTCCCTCGGCATTCCCTTCGACGAGCGCGTCACGCGGACCGAGGAGTCCTGCGCCGCCCTGCGGACGCTCTGGAAGCCCGGCGCGAACGCGTTCAAGGGAACGCACTACGGCTGGGAGGCGCTCGAGTCGAACCCGAAGCCGGTCCAGGCGGGCGGCGTGCCGATCGTGGTGGGGGGGCACGTGCTCGGCGCCGCGCGTCGTGCCGCGCGGGTGGGAGACGGCTTCTTCCCGATGAAGACCGAGGGGGACCGGCTCGGCAAGCTGCTGGAGGCCATGTCGGACGAGTGCGCGAAGGTCGGGCGCGATCCGTCCGAGATCGAGGTGACGACCTCGATTCCCGGACTCGACGTCGACGCGATCAAGCGCCTCGAGGACCAGGGCGTCTCGCGCGTCGTGATGGGACCGCCGGGCTTCGATCGCGACGGCCTGCGCAAGGGAATCGATGGTTTCGCCGATCAGGTGATGTCGAAGTTCTAG